The Phyllopteryx taeniolatus isolate TA_2022b chromosome 11, UOR_Ptae_1.2, whole genome shotgun sequence genome includes the window CCGCCAAAGCTGTGGCTTGTTCTGGACAATATCATATTTATTACATCCCTATAAAGGGGTCTTCTGCTTACATTTTCCTACAACACTGacgtaacccccccccccaaaagtcgGAATAAGTAACagtatcactaacctatgctaacgtACTAGTACagtcataaaaaatatacattgaaaaacatttacaaaaaaactaaaattccCTACCTGTACTACTGTGGTTGGCTTGCACACAGTAAAGGCCACAGATTAGGTATTTGCGTGCCATTCGTAACCATTAAACGTCGCCGGTTGAGACCATTGTAAACTAAGGACCCCATGCATGACAAATGTTTGGCAGACCACCAAAAATACTACTAAACATTACTGCTCCagataaaaatagaataaaataaaatggctttTCACCCAGCTATGACCCACGACTACATAAAAGTCACTGCATTTTGTCACAACTGTTGTTTTCCTGCTTATTCCCTAGTTAACCACCATCTTCACAGAATCAACAGCAGATTTGAATGTGAAGACAAAACCGTGGCAAGTATTGGAGAGTAAACGGCAGCAGGCACAAGCCACAGTAATGGAAACAAGCCATGATTGGCAGCAGTTGCATCTCCGGGTCCACATGTTCACCGCCTGCGCAGTTATCAACCAGCAAGTGCTCCCTGACAAACTCAACCCACTGGTCCGACCTCTGATGGAGTCCATCAAGCGGGAGGAAAACACTCTTATTCAGGGTTATGCCGCTTCTTTCATTGCCAAGCTGCTGCAGCAGTGTTGTGGACGCTCACCATGTCCCAACCCCAAGATTATCAAAAACCTCTGTGCCTCAGTTTGTGCTGACTCCTCAGTTACCCCCTCATCTGCTTGTCCTGTGCCCCTCTCACAGGATAATTCTAAAGGTAAAAGCAGTGGAAAAGTAAACAAATGCTGATGTGATGTTTTTACTCTGTTGAGGTCATTTCACGAACGTGACAGTTGAAGTTTATGTGTGGTTATCCTGAATTTCtgactggcaccagtcaaatAAGTTGGGATAGACCCCAGTGTAAAAGTTTTCTTGGTTGTATCTTGGGTACTACTGACTGATTtagtttccttttttccccccatggaCATTAGGCAGTGGTTTGGACAAAGACTGCCTGCATCACATGGTTAACAAAACTCGAGGCATCATGACTCTGTACCGTCACCAAAGGGCAGCTTTTGCAATCACCAGCAAAAGGGGCCCTGTTCCTAAATCATCCAAGACTCCGCCCTCTGACCTTCCTCCAGGCAGCAGCATTGGCATAGACAATGATGAGGTATGGAGGAATGAGCTGATAATTCTGAGTTAACAAAACAGATTGTgcctatactgtactgtatttttctctttttagaGGAAGCCATGTCTTATTCAAAGGAGAGGGGCAGAGTTCTCTCTAACAACTATTGCAAGGCACTTTGGTATTAACCTCACCAAGTCTCTGCCGTACCTTTGGGAGAACACAGTGGGGCCTTTGAGGACCGCAGTTAATGAAAATCACGTTATAGGTATGTTGGTTTATAACATGATCATGACCCTATTTTTAAGCGTCATTGTTGTGTATGAATACTTCatgtgaaaatacaataaagttgCCATGTAAGACACACTGATATGAGTGACTTTCCTATGTTCCCTGTGTTCCAGATAGACAAATTCAGTTGGAGAGAGGTGATGCTGCAGCTCAGGAACTGGTAAACTCTCTACAAGTGCTTGAAGTCATGACTGGAGCCATGTCTCATGAGCTCAAACCTCTGGTATGATTTTAACCAAAATGGCTGTTGTATTTGAATTATGTCGTCACAAATTCCCATCCAATAAATGCACTGACGAGTTTATTGATGTTGACTGGTTTCCTTGGCCCACCCAGTTTCAGGCTCAGAATGTTTAGTTGCAGAGGGATTGCTCAATGTTATTGCACTGAAAGAGTatgtttttcctttatttttggttCAATTTCAGCTGCTGGAACACCTTCCTCATCTGTTTACCTGCCTCCAGCATCCTTACACAGCAGTGCGTCACATGGCAGCTCGGTGTGTGGGCGTACTGAGTAAGATATCCATGTTGGAGACAATGGATGTTTTTCTTGAGTGTGTACTACCCTGGTTAGCTGCTATTCATGACTGCACCAAACAGGAGGGAGCCATTGAGGCGTTGGCTTGTATCCTTCAaatgcagtcatgtgactgtctCTGTGACCACTATTCAAGAAATGGTTCTTTCAAAGtaaggtgttttgttttatttttggtgaGATTGTCCTTGACTGACTTGACGTTTCAGGTGTCATGGAACAGTTGGATGTGGATATTGTTCCCTACATTGTACTGCTGGTAGTACCGGTGTTGGGGCGTATGAGCGATCTCAGTGACAGCATTCGTTTCATGGCCACGCAGTGCTTTGCTACACTCATTCGCCTATTACCGCTGGAGGTAGGGCCACACAAATAAGTCTCTGACATCTTTTATGGGACTGTCGAGCCCTTTTTCTCCCCCATCCTGAGATGGTGTACTTGTTTCCCAGGCAGGTATACCAGACCCTCCCGCCATGTCTGCTGACCTGGTCCGTCAGAAGGCCAGAGAGCGACACTTCTTGGAACAACTGCTTGATAGCAGAAAGCTGGAGAATTACAACATCCCCGTGCCAATTAAGGCAGAGCTAAGGAAGTACCAGCAGGTATGAGTCTTTCTCAGGGTCTGCTGAtaccttctctctctctcgtctctTACAACCTCACTTTTCACACAAGTTTGCCTTTTATGTGATTATGTACGTTGtcagcatttttatttctttgcacCAACACCGCTGTTGGTCATTTCATCATTTGTATCGATGATAGGCCAAAGATGTACAATGCTGGACAGAAAGATGTTGTAGCACTTATTTTGACACGTGGTCTGATTGTCGGATTAGTCCATATACATTTTATGCAGACCTACGGAATATAGACCTCCAGGGTCTAGACCACCGGAATCAAgatgtaaatatggtacattagtGGAACACAAGTGCTGTTGCTGCGACTTTTGGCTTGGCCTTTCTTTGGCGCAGTTTTTGCACTGGATGCCTTTCCTGAGGAAAACCGACCAATTTTTTCTTTATGCGGCCTTTGGCCCAGCAATGGCTGGGTATTGAGACAATTTCACTCAAATTTGTTAAATTACACGGAGGTAtgctttatttgtttgtttgttttttatcaatGCGTCTGCTGCATGCACCACTGCGTGGATCCACACACTAATCGACGTTTAATTTGGTGGCTTGATGATGTAACGTGCAGTTATTTCGTCTCTTAGGATGGTGTGAACTGGCTGTCATTCCTAAACAAGTACAAGCTGCATGGTATCTTGTGCGACGACATGGGCCTCGGCAAGACTCTGCAGTCTATCTGCATTCTAGCAGGAGATCACTACCTCAGGTAGTGTAGAAAGCCCAAATGTGAACTATATCCCCTGGTGGAAATGTAACTTATGATTTTGATATAAGTTAGCTGGAGACAGTCATTCTGAATGGTTGATGCCTTTTCAGGGCTCAGGAATATACCAAGACAAAAGCGGCAGACTGCAGCCCACTGCCTTCTCTCGTGGTGTGCCCGCCCACACTGACTGGTCACTGGGTGGATGAGGTGGGCAAGTTCTGTGCCAAAGACTACCTCAATCCACTGCACTACACTGGGCCCCCTACAGAGAGAATGCGGTAAGGCTATTTGAGGACATGGGTTTGTGTGGGTTGTATTATTCATAGAAACATACAGCAATAAATCCAAACGAGCGTTTATTTGGTTTTCAGGTTACAACACCAAGTGAAGAAACATAATCTTGTTGTTGCGTCTTATGATGTTGTGCGTAATGATATTGACTTTTTTAAGTGAGTATCCTTATGATTTAATCTGTTTTTAATTCAAAGTGCATCTTTGTATTAACGTGTTTTGATTTTTACCTTTGCAGAAATATAAAATTCAATTACTGCATTCTTGATGAAGGTCATATCATCAAAAATGGCAAAACCAAACTTTCCAAAGCCATTAAACAATTGGCTGCCAACTTTCGTGTCATCTTGTCTGGAACGCCAATTCAGGTGAGGTCTGTCTTGTGATATTTGTATTGACTGACCAAGTTTTTCAAGACTTCCTGTCCTCATCTTATCCCCAGAATAACGTTCTTGAGCTCTGGTCCCTCTTTGACTTCCTCATGCCGGGCTTCCTGGGGACAGAGCGACAGTTTGCTGCGCGTTACGGCAAACCAATCCTGGCCAGTCGTGACGCCAAAAGTTCCTCACGTGAACAGGAGGCTGGTATGGCAGCCCCCTTCTGCTTTCTTCACTGCTTGCTGAGATGTCAATGTGAACTGAGCTCTCTCCCTGCAggcgtcctggccatggaagcACTTCATCGGCAAGTGTTACCTTTCCTTTTGAGAAGGATGAAAGAGGATGTACTGCAGGACCTTCCTCCAAAAATAATTCAGGACTACTACTGTAACTTGAGTCCTCTGCAGGTCTGACACTGACCATTCATGCACTTCATTGTCATTACTCACCATTAGTGGATGTATCTTATGTTTTAGTAGtacactttactttttttttaatcacagtgTTTTAAGATGCACAACCCCAGTTTCCAAGCTTACTGAAGTTTGAATGCAACTATTTTCTGCTTTACCttaaatacttttaatacaaaCTTTCAGGTTCAGCTCTATGAAGACTTTGCCAAGTCTCGTGCTAAGGCTAGCGTAGACGACAGCATCTCTGTTGCCTCTGCAGAGCAGGAGGAAAAGCCCAAACTGAAGGCCACGGGTCACGTCTTccaggtacattttttttaaacactacgGCACTGATTTTCAACTGGTGGATCAGCACTCATAAGAGCATTGCGCACCCATTGTACAGTGTTTCCCACAGATCCTGATCATATAAAGCTTAACGACGGCGGACACATATTGCCGCCGAGTTGCAGTCACTCAGCGGGGAAAGCCTCCCGTCTTCCTTGTAGGCTGCTACGTCTGCACTTCCAAATTTGGTCAGCATTGTTGGCACCGGGCTGCTGTGGTCTTTGCGCGTTGCCTTGCCGCCCTTTCACGTGTGGTGTGAAATGGCCTTAAGAatactatttttcatttaattgtttcatgttgatggcTTAgaagtgttttatatatacatgcatgctgtaattatgactttactgctgCATTGGCACAGGTAATGATGGACTATGACTCGTTCCGATCtgcgtacaaatttgggttacctCACCGTTGTAGGAGTGGAACGCTGATGTAAACTCGGCACCCCGTGCACAGTGAAATCTTTAATAACTAAATGGCCAGTGGGGGGTGCTTTTGCGTGTGATTCTCCGTTGTAAGAATGAAGGTTGCAGTTaacaaccaaaaaacaacaacaagatggTGACCAAAGCAAGCAACAGCGGCGTGAAGCGAACAGCGTCAACTTTTAAATCTGAcatttggggtcattttggatTCCCGTGTAAAATCCGGAACAGAGGCAATAGACAAATGTCAGCAGTGCCAGGCAGActttattttcatcacaatttccagaagaaaataaatattcattttacatgcactttactttttcagtgtttatacagaagtgtctttattttttttatacttactCCATATGCACAAATGGGTTATTattgtgcacatttttattttctgatgtTTTACTCCTCAAATGTGATGTGACGTACCACATTTTTACATAGGCATGTAAATAATCTTAATGAACGGGTATCACTgcatattgaattgaattacaacctaaagaatcaaaatcatatttttttttatacaatacccAGCCCTACTCTGAACCATACACTGTATGGTTTATATACTATGTCATATAGAtgaatcatatactgtatgaacacacgTGGAACATATGAGGTAAGGTACTTTTCTAGAAAGAAGAGTGCAATTTTGTGGCTATAGTCTGTGAATTGTGCCATTGTACTGTAGTCACATTTTTGTGCAAGTAGTTATGTTTATCCTGTTTCTTAATCaggtgctctgaaaggcactttgaacGTATAAGTGTGTTGTCCTGTTTAAAAATCCTAAGTAGTTTAGAAAGgctactatttttttcttcttgtataAAAGTAGATAGTGGCAAAAGGAAATGCTGGTCTCAGCGTGACtccagttgagaaccactgatcctAAGACACTTTCGTAGCTACAATTCAATACGTTTGATCTTGAAATGCATAATCTTTCAGGCCCTGCAGTATCTGCGGAAGCTGTGCAACCACCCGAGCTTGGTATTGACCCCACAGCATCCAGAATACAAACGCATCACTGATCAGCTAGCAGGCCAAAACTCCAACCTGCGAGACATTCAGCACGCTCCGAAACTCTCTGCACTAAAACAGGTGATCAACTTTTAGCTTCACAGCAATCATCTCTCATGTGTGATGTCTATTGTTTGCTAATAATCGTGGAGGGAAGCTTGACTTTAAGCACACAGCATTAAGAATGCATCAGACATTGTCATTCTTCTTGGTCCAGTTGCTCCTCGACTGCGGACTTGGTGGCGGAGGTTCCGAAGGGAGCACCGAAGCCGTGGTGGCTCAGCATCGGGTGCTCGTTTTCTGCCAGCTGAAGAGTATGCTGGATATTGTTGAACATGACCTCCTGAAACCCAAAATGCCCACAGTCACATACTTGAGGCTGGATGGTGGCGTGCAGGCCGGCCTGCGCCACACCATCGTCTCCCGGTGTGTGTTCAGTGCTACTTCATACTCTATTACTCTGCCATTCGGCTGCCCTTCTGAACCTGGATCGTCACCCCCCTTTGTTTCAGATTTAACAACGACCCGTCCATTGATTTGCTGTTGCTGACCACACATGTTGGTGGTCTTGGTCTCAACCTGACTGGTGCTGATACAGTGGTGTTTGTGGAGCATGACTGGAACCCCATGAGGGACCTACAGGCCATGGACCGCGCACATCGGATTGGCCAGGTACACACGAGGGCACTATGCTGCTGTGTGCTTTGATAATCAGCACTGGTGACGTAATCTGAAAAAAACTGAGTGAACTGACACGGGACGGCCCTTTTCTAAAACAACTGCTGTTGTTTTGTGTCGTGCAGAAACGCGTTGTGAACGTGTACAGGCTCATCACTCGAGGCACCCTCGAGGAGAAGATTATGGGCCTGCAGAAGTTCAAGATGAATATCGCCAACACCATCATCAGCCAGGAGAATGCCAGCCTGCAGAGCATGGGGACAGACCAGCTCCTCAACCTCTTCACTCTTGATAAAGTGAGAACACAAGCCTTCTTTCAAGCATTTTACCTTAACTTTGATACCAAGTGATCCTATTTATGTTGATGCCAAATTCTTACTGCTTTGACTGTAAATCTGCTCATTTTGTGTACCCCTCATCTTCTGTTAACAAGCCCttccttcttttggaatgcatGTTGCGAAAAGCTGGCCAAATTGACATGTATGGCTTGATTGGTAGTAATTACTTTAGCTGGAAAAGTGCCTAGATGCTGAAAAATATACCTCTCTATTGCACTTTGACAGCGAATGGGCACGTCCATTTTGGCCGCTAATCGCGGAAGTGACGTCATGGGTGTGTCTACTTGCCGCTTGCTCATAGACAAACAACtcaatggattaaaaaaacaaaaacaaactaagaattccagcataattaaacgtgtcATCTGGGTCCaattgttctgtcgcggtcgccattgttgttgctttgttctgagaggaaagtaaaaacggctaccggaaatggcccaaaaaatgcagaggaaactccaccctatccagtaccagccgtagcgacacccccgacttgggaggagaactgcagcacactttcaaaaccgCGTGACTGGGTTGCGCTCgcgtataaaggcaaactacgcgtgggacagccgcagtgacgtccgggcgagtataaagaagcctttagtgtGCTGTGTTGCTTCACCGTCTGGGTTATCCGGTCATATGTCCAATAAATATGGCAGCGCccaatagatttttaaaaaagttaataaatggatgaaaattcaccatattttcaaatgtgttataacaaaaatatgcaaagaaaATCACCATGAAAATAGTACAGTATCCCTTTCATGCTTTTGATGCTCGCTAAACGAGGTCTCACGTTGACGTTTTGCTTTACATCACTGATGACAGCAGGTTAAACACCAATCGGTTTTCCTGCAAATCAAATTGGACCGCTTCATAAGCATTCGTTTTAGGGGGACATGTGGTAGGTTGTTAATATAGATTTTTGACATAGTAAGCTATAAACGTGtatattttcttgtcttttagAGCGACAGAGGTGAGAGGGGTGAACAGTCTACGTCGACTTCAGGAAAAGCCTCCATGAAATCTGTGCTGGATGGCCTGGGAGAGCTCTGGGACCAGCAACAGTACGACAGCGAGTACAATCTGGACAGCTTCATGCACTCCCTGCATTAGCGTCACATGACCTCACGTAGataggcatggctcctgcagggcATGAcatcggctggccaagcaggACCTGGTCAGATTTTGACAAACCCTGCGAGAACGTCATGAATCCAAGTTTCCATATTACTGCTCTTCAGTTGATTTGCAAAGCCTTTTTCTCAGTTTTCAGTGACTTATTTACAAAGCCGTCAACGTAATGGGTCGCAGCAGCGTCAAGTCTTCAGTGGATGCATTAGCAGCTGCTACTGTGCTTCTTCCACAATGCAATGCTGTTGCCTTATTACGACTTCCTCCTCCATCTTAGAAGCACAACAGAACCCAGTCTCCCTGCTCTCAAGTTGAACTTTGGCAATTTGACCACAAGTGACAAGCTGGATGCCACGCCACACTAACTTTGTGTCACCAGATGGGCAGTGCACTTCGTTCATCCACAAGATGGCGCTATTTTTTAGTTATTCAGAACTCCGATGCAGACAAGACCCTCCAAATGAGTGGAAAAAATGACGACCCGAGGACAAGCTCTGCTCCTGATGCGTCACACAGACGAAACCTTCTTCAGGGGCCAAGCTGAAAATGGTTTCTGAAATGTGTCAAGTATTTTAAAAGAATGGACATGTACATATTTCTGTAATAGCGGCTTTTTGTTTATGAAAGTGGAATTGGAATAAATTCTACAAGCCCTTTGAGCTACATCAAGGAACAGTGTGTTTTGtatgtcccccccaaaaaagttgaaataatcCCTTTAGTCCTCACACTCGTCATTTGAATGTGGTACTTTAATAGTGGTTAGCTTGGCTACAGAACAATGTTACAGAAAAGACGAGTTGCCAGGGCATCATACAATCCATTCAATAACATTTGTCCATTAGTACAGAAAACAAGGGAAGCATCCAAAGTAGTAGTCAGCATGAGTAATATTTGCCTCCAGACATCCAAGTCATTCTCCAAACTTTTAAGGTAAATGCAAATATAGAAAGCAgattcatatttaataaataaaaccgGTAAACTTTGTGTTTGGAAATATCTGATCTAGTTTGGATTGGAGATTAGAACATGACGCATAGAAGTGAGTCAGACCGGTTTCACCTATG containing:
- the btaf1 gene encoding TATA-binding protein-associated factor 172 isoform X2, with amino-acid sequence MAVTRLDRLFILLDTGTTPVTRKAAAQQLGEVVKLHPHELNNLLSKVLTYLRSPNWDTRIAAGQAVEAIVKNIPEWNPGPNPKEESLSPEDPACDKLSFYHFDISRLLKHGASLLGSAGVEFELQDDKMCEMDPKERLACQRKFLQKKLGLDIGAAIGMDTEELFNDEDLDYTFPSSGSRPHGSKYTPGSSSRNNLPIQAAELIDSEFRPGMSNRQKNKAKRLAKIVAKQKSRDLDLNEKSNDSFEGEPEEKRRKTTSMVIDQPPTEHKVQINKVPDNASLSEETQEWPLESFSEELCNDLFNPSWEIRHGAGTGLREILKSHGAGGGKLMGSTAEQMLRQHEEWIQDLVIRLLCVFALDRFGDFVSDEVVAPVRETCAQTLGVALRYMNETGVSMTVDVLLKLLKEDQWEVRHGGLLGIKYALAVRQDLISALLPCLLPAITVGLQDLDDDVRAVAAAALIPVVEGLVQLLPNKVPFIVNTLWDALLDLDDLTASTNSIMTLLSSLLSYPQVRQCSMQQSLTVLVPRVWPFLRHTISSVRRAALETLFTLLSKSDQKCAVWINPILQDMLRHIFQSCILESNEEILELIQKVWTELLSQAPQQYVVAASCQWMGAWLCLMMQASHIPIDLNMLLEVKARSKDKCGSKARQGTNQVKETVQEYIAGAETVTDDPLSRDYVVIRARLMAAKLLGALCRCICDPHLNAASQEIRPAESLGQLLLFHLNTKSALQRIAVALVLCEWAALQKDCPMVSSTVQPRLLAILSEQLYYDEIAIPFTRMQNECKQLIALLSEAHIDIQDRLNCSVFTIDQANELLTTIFTESTADLNVKTKPWQVLESKRQQAQATVMETSHDWQQLHLRVHMFTACAVINQQVLPDKLNPLVRPLMESIKREENTLIQGYAASFIAKLLQQCCGRSPCPNPKIIKNLCASVCADSSVTPSSACPVPLSQDNSKGSGLDKDCLHHMVNKTRGIMTLYRHQRAAFAITSKRGPVPKSSKTPPSDLPPGSSIGIDNDERKPCLIQRRGAEFSLTTIARHFGINLTKSLPYLWENTVGPLRTAVNENHVIDRQIQLERGDAAAQELVNSLQVLEVMTGAMSHELKPLLLEHLPHLFTCLQHPYTAVRHMAARCVGVLSKISMLETMDVFLECVLPWLAAIHDCTKQEGAIEALACVMEQLDVDIVPYIVLLVVPVLGRMSDLSDSIRFMATQCFATLIRLLPLEAGIPDPPAMSADLVRQKARERHFLEQLLDSRKLENYNIPVPIKAELRKYQQDGVNWLSFLNKYKLHGILCDDMGLGKTLQSICILAGDHYLRAQEYTKTKAADCSPLPSLVVCPPTLTGHWVDEVGKFCAKDYLNPLHYTGPPTERMRNIKFNYCILDEGHIIKNGKTKLSKAIKQLAANFRVILSGTPIQNNVLELWSLFDFLMPGFLGTERQFAARYGKPILASRDAKSSSREQEAGVLAMEALHRQVLPFLLRRMKEDVLQDLPPKIIQDYYCNLSPLQVQLYEDFAKSRAKASVDDSISVASAEQEEKPKLKATGHVFQALQYLRKLCNHPSLVLTPQHPEYKRITDQLAGQNSNLRDIQHAPKLSALKQLLLDCGLGGGGSEGSTEAVVAQHRVLVFCQLKSMLDIVEHDLLKPKMPTVTYLRLDGGVQAGLRHTIVSRFNNDPSIDLLLLTTHVGGLGLNLTGADTVVFVEHDWNPMRDLQAMDRAHRIGQKRVVNVYRLITRGTLEEKIMGLQKFKMNIANTIISQENASLQSMGTDQLLNLFTLDKSDRGERGEQSTSTSGKASMKSVLDGLGELWDQQQYDSEYNLDSFMHSLH